A genome region from Panthera uncia isolate 11264 chromosome A3 unlocalized genomic scaffold, Puncia_PCG_1.0 HiC_scaffold_11, whole genome shotgun sequence includes the following:
- the LOC125937159 gene encoding lithostathine-like codes for MMRPHTDLPSMSWMLFSCLMLLSQVQGEDSPKEVPTPRIRCPKGSKAYASHCYALFMTPKSWMNADMACQKRPSGHLVSVLSGAEASFVASLVQNSANTYSNIWMGLHDPTEGYEPNAGGWEWSSTDVLNYLAWERHPSTNPNPGYCGSLSASTGYLKWRDYNCGAMLPYICKFKD; via the exons ATGATGCGGCCTCACACGGACCTCCCCAGCATGTCCTGGATGCTGTTCTCCTGCCTGATGCTCCTGTCTCAGGTCCAAG GTGAAGACTCGCCCAAGGAAGTGCCCACTCCACGGATCAGGTGTCCCAAAGGCTCCAAGGCCTATGCCTCCCACTGCTATGCCTTGTTTATGACACCAAAATCCTGGATGAACGCAGAT ATGGCCTGCCAGAAGAGACCCTCGGGACACCTTGTGTCTGTGCTCAGTGGGGCTGAGGCATCCTTTGTGGCCTCCCTAGTACAGAACAGTGCAAACACTTACTCAAACATCTGGATGGGGCTCCATGATCCCACAGAG GGCTATGAGCCCAATGCAGGTGGATGGGAGTGGAGTAGCACGGATGTGCTGAATTACCTTGCCTGGGAGAGACACCCCTCCACCAACCCAAACCCCGGCTACTGTGGGAGTCTGTCAGCAAGCACAG GATATCTGAAATGGAGAGATTATAACTGCGGTGCGATGCTACCTTATATCTGCAAGTTCAAGGACTAG